A section of the Apodemus sylvaticus chromosome 10, mApoSyl1.1, whole genome shotgun sequence genome encodes:
- the Plcd3 gene encoding 1-phosphatidylinositol 4,5-bisphosphate phosphodiesterase delta-3 has product MLCGRWRRSRRSPEEPRVSAQVAAPLAFPPSPASSDTSTKRPGLRALKKMGLTEDEDVQAMLRGSRLLKIRSRTWHKERLYRLQEDGLSVWFQRRIPRAASQHIFFVQHIEAVREGHQSEGLRRFGGAFAPARCLTIAFKGRRKNLDLAAPTAEEAQRWVRGLAKLRARLDAMSQRERLDHWIHSYLHRADSDQDSKMSFKEIKNLLRMVNVDMNDMYAYRLFKECDHSNNERLEGAEIEAFLRRLLKRPELEEIFHRYSGEDRVLSSSELLEFLEDQGEDGATLACAQQLIQTYELNETAKQHELMTLDGFMMYLLSPEGAALNVAHTSVFQDMGQPLAHYFISSSHNTYLTDSQIGGTSSTEAYVRAFAQGCRCVELDCWEGPGGEPVIYHGHTLTSKILFRDVIQAVRDHAFTLSPYPVILSLENHCGLEQQAVMARHLRSILGDMLVTQALDSHSPEELPSPEQLKGRVLVKGKKLPAARNEDGRILSDREEEEEEEEEAEEASEAAEQRRRAKQISPELSALAVYCCAARLRSLEPSPGPPQSCKVGSLSERKARKFNREAGTSFVRHNTQQMTRVYPLGLRMNSANYNPQEMWNSGCQLVALNFQTPGYEMDLNTGRFLINGQCGYVLKPAYLRQLNTTFDPECPGPPRTTLTVQVLTAQQLPKLNAEKPNSIVDPLVRVEIHGVPEDCAHKETDYVLNNGFNPCWGQTLQFQLRAPELVLVRFVVEDYDTTSPNDFVGQFTLPLNSLKQGYRHIHLLSKDGASLSPATLFVHIRIQNS; this is encoded by the exons GCCTGACGGAGGATGAGGATGTGCAAGCCATGCTTCGGGGCTCCCGGCTCCTCAAGATCCGCTCGCGCACGTGGCACAAGGAGCGGCTGTACCGGCTGCAGGAGGACGGCCTGAGCGTGTGGTTTCAGCGGCGCATCCCCCGCGCGGCTTCGCAGCACATCT TCTTCGTGCAGCACATTGAAGCTGTCCGGGAGGGTCATCAGTCGGAGGGCCTGCGGCGCTTCGGGGGCGCCTTCGCGCCTGCGCGCTGCCTCACCATCGCCTTCAAGGGCCGCCGCAAGAACCTGGACCTGGCAGCACCCACTGCGGAGGAGGCGCAGCGCTGGGTGCGAGGGCTGGCCAAGCTGCGGGCACGCCTGGATGCCATGAGCCAGCGGGAGCGGCTAGACCA CTGGATCCATTCCTATCTGCACCGGGCCGACTCCGACCAAGACAGTAAGATGAGCTTCAAGGAGATCAAGAACCTGCTGAGGATGGTTAACGTGGACATGAATGACATGTACGCTTACCGCCTCTTCAAG GAGTGTGACCATTCCAACAACGAGCGTCTGGAGGGGGCTGAGATAGAGGCTTTCCTACGGAGGCTGCTGAAACGGCCCGAGCTGGAGGAGATCTTCCACCGATACTCGGGTGAGGACCGGGTGCTGAGCTCCTCTGAGCTGCTGGAGTTCCTGGAAGACCAGGGCGAGGACGGTGCCACCCTGGCTTGTGCCCAGCAGCTTATCCAGACCTATGAGCTCAATGAGACAG CCAAGCAGCATGAGCTGATGACGCTGGATGGCTTCATGATGTATCTGTTGTCGCCTGAGGGGGCCGCCCTGAACGTGGCCCACACGTCTGTGTTCCAGGACATGGGTCAGCCCCTTGCCCACTACTTTATCTCCTCCTCTCACAACACCTACCTGACGGACTCCCAGATCGGTGGGACCAGCAGCACCGAGGCTTACGTCAG GGCCTTTGCCCAGGGATGCCGCTGTGTGGAACTTGACTGCTGGGAGGGGCCGGGAGGAGAGCCTGTCATCTACCACGGCCACACGCTCACCTCCAAGATCCTCTTTCGAGATGTGATCCAGGCTGTCCGTGACCACGCTTTCACC TTGTCACCATATCCTGTAATCCTGTCCCTTGAGAACCACTGCGGGCTGGAACAACAGGCGGTCATGGCTCGTCACCTTCGGAGCATCCTGGGAGACATGCTGGTGACACAGGCCCTGGACTCCCACAGCCCCGAGGAGCTGCCATCTCCTGAG CAGCTCAAGGGCCGGGTCTTGGTGAAGGGGAAGAAGCTACCGGCTGCTCGGAATGAGGATGGTCGAATTCTGTcagacagggaggaggaagaggaggaggaagaggaggcagaggaggcttcCGAAGCTGCTGAGCAGAGGAGGAGA GCCAAGCAGATCTCCCCCGAGCTCTCAGCGCTGGCTGTGTACTGCTGTGCGGCCCGCCTGCGGAGCCTGGAGCCCAGTCCCGGCCCGCCTCAGTCTTGCAAGGTCGGCTCCCTCAGCGAGCGCAAGGCCAGGAAGTTCAACAGGGAGGCGG GGACCAGCTTTGTCAGGCACAACACTCAGCAAATGACCCGAGTGTACCCACTGGGGCTGCGGATGAACTCGGCCAACTATAACCCGCAGGAGATGTGGAACTCGGGCTGTCAGCTGG TGGCTCTGAACTTTCAGACTCCGGGTTACGAGATGGACCTCAACACAGGGCGCTTCCTCATAAACGGGCAGTGTGGCTATGTCCTCAAACCTGCTTACCTCAGGCAACTCAACACCACCTTTGACCCCGAGTGCCCTGGACCCCCCAGAACTACTCTGACAGTCCAG GTGTTAACGGCCCAGCAGCTGCCCAAGCTGAATGCAGAGAAGCCCAACTCCATTGTGGATCCTCTGGTGCGTGTGGAGATCCATGGGGTGCCTGAAGACTGTGCCCACAAGGAGACAGACTATGTGCTCAACAATG gCTTCAACCCCTGCTGGGGGCAGACCCTGCAGTTCCAACTGCGGGCTCCAGAGCTGGTGCTGGTCAGGTTCGTGGTAGAAGACTACGATACCACCTCGCCCAATGACTTTGTGGGCCAGTTCACACTGCCTCTCAACAGCCTGAAGCAAG GGTACCGCCACATCCACCTGCTGTCCAAGGACGGGGCCTCGCTCTCTCCGGCCACTCTCTTCGTTCACATCCGCATTCAGAACTCTTGA